A stretch of DNA from Brachyspira pilosicoli:
ATTATCAAAACCGTTTGAAATATCATTGTAAGTTATTTTTGTATTAGATTTAATATCACCATTTTTTGAATAAAGTTTTCCAGCTAAAGGTATCTTCACTCCTCCGCCAATTCCTATAGCAAAATTATAAATATTAAACTTTGGAAGTAGTCCAACTTGAAGACTTTCAAAAGTATAAGTATCAGAAATATTTTTGTTAAGCTTACTTATATAAGAATAACTATCATGACTATAACCCAATTCTCCAAGAACACTTACTCCCATATTAGTATTAATAGCAAACATATATCCAATTTGAGCAGACACTCCAGCATCAAACCCTATACCATTATTTTTAGCAACAGCATTTCTCATAACTCCATTATTGATATTATCATAATATTGAGCCAAATCAGTAAAGTCATAATCATAAACCCCAAAACTCATACCAATAGGAACATTTAAAATAAATTCAAAACCGCTATTTGCAAAGCTTGTAGCCGTTATAAAAATAAAAGCAAAAATAGAAAATATAAATTTTTTCATAAATTTCACCACCAATTTTATAATATAATAATAATATATATATTATTATAACTTTTTCATAACTTTTTTCCATAATTTTATATATTTTTATTTATAAATACAAAAAATAAATATTTTCTAATATCCAATAATAGCAGAATCAGTTCTATAATCACACCCGCCATATAATACATCATTCTCATTTCTAAATACTATCTGCCCTCTTCCAAAATATCCAAAGCCATTTAATTTATCTTTTTTAACTACATTATGCCCCTTGCTTTGAAGCTCTGATGCTAAATTATTATCAAAATTATGTTCTAACTCTATATTTTTTTCGCCAACCCATTGCCATCTTGGCTTATCTAATGCACTCTGCGGATTAAGGTTATCATCTATCATATTTCTTAAAACCTGTAAATGTCCCTGAGGCTGCATAAAAGCCCCCATCACTCCAAATGCACCAATAGGTTTATTGTCTTTGCATAAAAAACCAGGTATTATAGTGTGATAAGGCTTTTTTCTTGGTGCTATAAAATTCGCTGATGATTTATCTAAAGAGAAATTAGCCCCCCTATTATGCAATGCAATCCCCGTTTCTGGTATTACTATACCCGAACCAAAGCCCATGTAATTACTCTCTATAAAAGAAACCATATTTCCATAAGAATCTGCCGCAGCTAAATAAACTGTATCCCCACTATTAAATATATAATTCGAAGGTTCTAATGCTTTATTTTTTGTTATAAGTTTTGCTCTTTCTTTGGCATATTCTTTTGAAAGCATTTCCTCAATTCTTACTTTCATGTGTTTTTCATCTGCTATATATTTTTTTGTATCTGTGAATGCAAGTTTTAATGCTTCTATATCATAATGCGTATTTAACTCATCAAAATTACTAAGTATATTTAATGCCATGAGCACTGTTATTCCATGTCCATTGGGAGGTATCTCATAAACATCATAACCTCTATAGTTTGTAGTTATAGGCTCTACCCAACTCGGATAATAATCATTTAAATCTTCTTTAGATAAATAGCCTCCATATCTTTTCATAAATCTATCTATTTTCTCAGCAATCTCGCCCCTATAAAAACTCTCTGCATAAGTGCTTCCTATTTCAAATAAAGTCTTAGCATGATGAGGAAGCTTTACAATACTTCCAACTTCTGGAGCTTTGCCGTTAAAACTGAAAGTATCAAACCAATATTTAAACTCTTCTCTTTTATTGTTATCAGAAACTTTCAAATAATTATTAAAAGCAATATTCCAATCGAAAGCTACTTGCGGCTGTAATGCATATCCATCTTCTGCATATCTGATAGCAGGCTCTAAAACTTCTAACAATTTTAACTTACCAAATTTTTTACTTAAAGAAGCCCATGTAGCAGGAATGCCTCCAACAGTGATAGGTATTAGTCCATAATGAGGAACACTATCTAAATTAAGCGACAATATTTTATCAACATCTAAATTTTTTGGTGAAAATCCGCTTCCATTTATAGCATGCAATTTATTATCAAAATAAACTATAGCAAAAGCATCTCCTCCAAGACCATTAGAAGTAGGCTCTACAACTGTCAAAGCAGCCGCTGCTGCAATGGCACTGTCTATTGCATTTCCGCCTTTTTTTAATATTTCAATACCAGCCTCTGTTGCTAATACATTACTGCTTGCAACCATCCCCTTACTCCCAAATACAACATTTCGAGTAGAATTATATTCATTATTATAAAAATTAAATCTCATTAAAAATACCTTAAAATATTTATTATATAAAATTATACATTATAAAAAAAATATCACCATTTAATTATAAAAATTTATTTATAATTAAATACAAAGATTCTACCCATATTTTTATTCTCCCTCATGCAACTTTAAAAATATAAATTTATTTTCCTTATGTTGCTCAATTATAAACTCTAACTTCCCTATCTTTTATAAAATTTATAGTCTCCGCCAACGCACGCTAAACTAAACAAAAATATATAAATCAACTAAAAATACAATTTAAACTTATATTGACAAGTTTATTTAACGTGCGGAAAATATGCTTATATACTAATCAAAGCCTATGTGCTTTTTTAGTTTGCATTATGAAATATAAAAGTCATAATTTTAAATAATACATAAAACTAATAAAAAAGAGCATAGTATTAAAATACAGCAAAAAATACTATAATAACTATTTCCTAATATTTATCCAAATACTAAACAGATTTTTTTATACTGTAGTATTGACTATATTGTGCTTTTATTATATACTAATTTCAAAATTATTGTTAACTTTTTTGGAGGAAATGATGGCAAGAGTATGTGAAATATGTGGCAAAGGTAAACAGAATGGACATAGCGTTAGCCACTCAAATATTAAAACTAAACGCTCATTCAATGCTAACTTGCAAAATATAAAAATTGAACTTAATGGTTCTACTAAAAAAGCTTTAGTTTGCACTAAATGTATTAAAGGAAATAAAGTAGTAAAAGCTAAATAATGAAAGTAGAAATTGGAAAATTCGCAGGTTTTTGTGACGGTGTTAAATATGCAGTTGAAAAAACTTTTTCGCAAGCTTCTAAAAGCAACGAAGAGATCTATGTAGATGGTCATCTCATACATAATCCTCAAACATTAGATATGCTTGAAAAAACAGGAGTTAAAACCTACGAAGATACTGATGATATGTCTGTGCTTGATGATAAAACTGTAATTATAAGAGCACATGGCATATCTCCAGAAAGAAGAGAAGCTCTATCTAATCATGCAAAAAAAATAGTTAATCTTACTTGCAAATATGTCGCAAAAATACAGGCTTTGGTAAAAAAACACAGTTCATTAGGATACAGAGTTATTGTTATAGGAAATCCCAATCACCCTGAAATTATTGGGGTATGCGGTTTTGCAAAAGATGTTTATGTTGTTTATAAAGACGAAGATATAGACAAGCTTCCAGAAGATGATAAAAAAACTCTAATAGTAGCTCAAACAACCCTTCAAAAAGAAACATTTAACAAATTCGTTTCTCAAATACAAGATAAATACAAAAACTCTGAATTAATAATAAAAAATACAATATGCGAAGCTACCGAACAAAGACAAAATGAAATATTGGATATAGCTAAAAGAAATGATGTAGTCCTTGTTATAGGCGGAAGTGAGAGCAGCAATACCAGAAACTTATACAAAATAGCTTCCAGTATAAAGCCTTCATTTTATGTAGAGTTTAAAGAAGATTTGGAAAAAATAGACCTTACTCCCTACAAAAACGTAGGTATAATGGCAGGTGCATCAACTCCTGATTGGTTAATAGAAGATATTGCTCAAACTATAAAAGATAATTATTCAAGCAGTTTTTATAGAAGTATTAATAAAGTATTTGATTTTCTTAATTATGGTTATATATTCTTTTCCTTTGGTGCTTTCTTAATGTCTTATGCTATTTATGATATTTTAAATAAACCCTTTCAATATAGAATAGGGGTGATAGTGGCTTTATATTATTTATTTATGAGTTTGGGTAATGGATACAGCAATTATACCATTAAAATTAGCGACAAAAGACGTTATCTCTTCTACCAAAAATATAAACCTGCATTTTTAACCATAATTATAGTAAGTGCATTTATTATGTTTTATAATGCTTATAATATAGATACAGGAATATTAATGCTCACCATACTATCCACACTTTTAGGTACAGCATATAACATTAGCTTTGAAAAAAATGATAGATTTAATAATTCTTTTTTCTTTAGGCTTTTTAAAAGATTAGTTCCATTTAAGGCTATAATAATATCTATTGCAGTTACTACTCTTTTAAATGGTTCCATATTACTTCTTAATAGAAACATATTAAAAGATAATACATTATCTTATTTATTTTCTGTAAGCATAGTTTTTATATTTATGTTTATAAGACAAGCTTTAATAGAAATAAAATTTTCACAAAGTGATAAAATAGCAGGAGCTGTTACTTTAACTACTTATATAGATTCGGATAAATTGGCAATTATAACAGCTATTATACCAATAATACTATTAATAGGAGTAATTATTGCAAATATATTTTTCTCAGATTTTAATAGTATAAAATATTTTATACCAGTTTTATATAGCAGTATAATATCGTTTATAGTAATGAAAAAAAAGATTATAACAAGCAGGCATTTATTTTCTATATTGATAGATTCTACATTATATATATTATTTTTAGCGGCATTAATTTAATTTTAAGTAAAACTTTAATTTACAAAAAAATTTAATACCGCTAATGATTATTCCTTTCTTCTAAAAAGTGAAGAAGATGATGATTGCAAGTGATTTGCTCTTAAATCTATAAGTTCAAATATAGTAGCAGAAGATAAACTTTCTCTCAAAGCTTTAGGCGTTTTAAGTAATTTAATAATCTCTTCATTTACCATCCACTCTTCATCATAATTACTGCTAATTGAATCTCTTGGCGCATATATCATATTGCTTCTTGCTAATACAATAAATCTATTATTTTCATCATAATAGCCTAATTCAGCAATAAAATAAGCATGAGGCATAGCTAAATTAATATATCTATCTCCATAAATTGCATTAACATCAACTTCTCTATGTATTTCGCCATTTGTAATATCATAACCAAACACATGAAATATCCTTACAGATATTCTGCGGTTTTTTAAAGAATGATAAGAAACATCGTTATCGGATATATCCCAATAAAAAAAGCACCATTCAGGGTCTCTCATCATCAAAGTTAATTTAGTTTCATTATATCTATCAGGCAATTCTCTAACAATATCAACATCATCAGGTATATATTG
This window harbors:
- a CDS encoding gamma-glutamyltransferase family protein — translated: MRFNFYNNEYNSTRNVVFGSKGMVASSNVLATEAGIEILKKGGNAIDSAIAAAAALTVVEPTSNGLGGDAFAIVYFDNKLHAINGSGFSPKNLDVDKILSLNLDSVPHYGLIPITVGGIPATWASLSKKFGKLKLLEVLEPAIRYAEDGYALQPQVAFDWNIAFNNYLKVSDNNKREEFKYWFDTFSFNGKAPEVGSIVKLPHHAKTLFEIGSTYAESFYRGEIAEKIDRFMKRYGGYLSKEDLNDYYPSWVEPITTNYRGYDVYEIPPNGHGITVLMALNILSNFDELNTHYDIEALKLAFTDTKKYIADEKHMKVRIEEMLSKEYAKERAKLITKNKALEPSNYIFNSGDTVYLAAADSYGNMVSFIESNYMGFGSGIVIPETGIALHNRGANFSLDKSSANFIAPRKKPYHTIIPGFLCKDNKPIGAFGVMGAFMQPQGHLQVLRNMIDDNLNPQSALDKPRWQWVGEKNIELEHNFDNNLASELQSKGHNVVKKDKLNGFGYFGRGQIVFRNENDVLYGGCDYRTDSAIIGY
- the rpmB gene encoding 50S ribosomal protein L28, whose amino-acid sequence is MARVCEICGKGKQNGHSVSHSNIKTKRSFNANLQNIKIELNGSTKKALVCTKCIKGNKVVKAK
- the ispH gene encoding 4-hydroxy-3-methylbut-2-enyl diphosphate reductase, whose amino-acid sequence is MKVEIGKFAGFCDGVKYAVEKTFSQASKSNEEIYVDGHLIHNPQTLDMLEKTGVKTYEDTDDMSVLDDKTVIIRAHGISPERREALSNHAKKIVNLTCKYVAKIQALVKKHSSLGYRVIVIGNPNHPEIIGVCGFAKDVYVVYKDEDIDKLPEDDKKTLIVAQTTLQKETFNKFVSQIQDKYKNSELIIKNTICEATEQRQNEILDIAKRNDVVLVIGGSESSNTRNLYKIASSIKPSFYVEFKEDLEKIDLTPYKNVGIMAGASTPDWLIEDIAQTIKDNYSSSFYRSINKVFDFLNYGYIFFSFGAFLMSYAIYDILNKPFQYRIGVIVALYYLFMSLGNGYSNYTIKISDKRRYLFYQKYKPAFLTIIIVSAFIMFYNAYNIDTGILMLTILSTLLGTAYNISFEKNDRFNNSFFFRLFKRLVPFKAIIISIAVTTLLNGSILLLNRNILKDNTLSYLFSVSIVFIFMFIRQALIEIKFSQSDKIAGAVTLTTYIDSDKLAIITAIIPIILLIGVIIANIFFSDFNSIKYFIPVLYSSIISFIVMKKKIITSRHLFSILIDSTLYILFLAALI
- a CDS encoding DUF4912 domain-containing protein encodes the protein MATTKKTTTTKKETAVKKAAVKKDVAAAPKKTTVKKSVSKEESAPKKTTAKKELVKKETTSASAAKKTASKKAVPVKESATVKKAASVKKTAAKKETATKKTAAVKKTTAKKTAKKTKEEEIIIEVKVEEEEKPQYIPDDVDIVRELPDRYNETKLTLMMRDPEWCFFYWDISDNDVSYHSLKNRRISVRIFHVFGYDITNGEIHREVDVNAIYGDRYINLAMPHAYFIAELGYYDENNRFIVLARSNMIYAPRDSISSNYDEEWMVNEEIIKLLKTPKALRESLSSATIFELIDLRANHLQSSSSSLFRRKE